Proteins encoded together in one Campylobacter concisus window:
- a CDS encoding type IV secretory system conjugative DNA transfer family protein: MGIIAYLVVVKLIFNPDIVNVPIVAFKILQNIGTPTLKMKAYVAVFALIAPLLVAIIWWLMPYLRDNEDYGSARFATPADFEKMKINYKTGLVLGCFDIDSTSPKFIRATQPLSTLVVAPPGSGKTAGMIIPNLLSVPNSCVVLDIKGELYAKTAGYRQKYFNNEIQLFSPFSWDNTLFFNPFDHSLVKDLQYLHIKKLAEQIASTIFVGEKGRENDHWIISAKTMFVFFAEYFMQKDKHATLAQLAQAPKADYFDYLDEKFGEEAMKEPDEDDPTKPRERDYDVDTFKIWLKQTSFDETIDENTRNQARAYSKSADNEFASIKSTYDTFMKVFTNPQVASATSKMSFTFEDLREKRISMYVVVQTEDMDILAPLIRIFVETLFKKLMSGKECSDLNKFIYAFLDEFVRFGKMPFLLEAPALCRSYGLLPVFVTQSYEQIKKYYGEDDMNIVKNNSGYQVIFGMNSDKDAEDTSKLIGDYTNIKISKSQGNMDLFKSNISKSKEAKKLVTAQDLKNQDSSDILILVKGFFKIPIKAKVPYWFKIEQFKGADKVEVVSTQEIIETAETTKTITNQEQTQVKDERKEQRDELLKSLRIKIDKE, encoded by the coding sequence ATGGGGATAATTGCATATTTGGTAGTTGTAAAACTTATTTTCAACCCTGACATAGTAAATGTGCCAATTGTGGCATTTAAAATTTTACAAAATATTGGCACGCCAACGTTAAAAATGAAAGCCTATGTCGCGGTATTTGCACTAATAGCACCACTCTTGGTCGCTATAATTTGGTGGTTAATGCCATATCTAAGAGATAATGAAGATTATGGATCAGCAAGGTTTGCAACGCCAGCAGATTTTGAAAAGATGAAGATAAACTACAAAACAGGACTTGTGCTAGGATGCTTTGATATTGACAGCACAAGCCCAAAATTTATACGGGCAACACAACCGCTCTCAACATTAGTAGTGGCACCTCCTGGAAGCGGAAAAACGGCTGGTATGATTATCCCAAATTTATTAAGTGTGCCGAATTCTTGTGTAGTATTAGACATCAAAGGAGAGCTTTACGCAAAAACGGCAGGCTATCGTCAAAAATATTTTAATAATGAAATCCAGCTATTCTCCCCTTTTAGCTGGGATAATACATTATTTTTTAATCCGTTCGATCATAGCCTAGTTAAAGATTTACAATATCTTCACATAAAAAAATTAGCAGAGCAGATCGCCTCCACAATATTTGTAGGCGAAAAAGGTAGAGAAAACGATCACTGGATAATATCGGCAAAAACAATGTTTGTATTTTTCGCAGAGTATTTTATGCAAAAAGACAAGCACGCAACGCTAGCGCAATTGGCACAAGCACCAAAGGCTGATTATTTCGACTATCTTGATGAGAAATTTGGCGAAGAAGCCATGAAAGAGCCTGATGAAGACGATCCAACGAAACCAAGAGAACGAGATTATGATGTGGATACTTTTAAAATTTGGCTCAAGCAGACTAGTTTTGACGAAACTATAGATGAGAATACGAGAAATCAAGCTAGAGCCTACTCAAAATCTGCCGACAATGAGTTTGCATCGATAAAATCGACATACGATACTTTTATGAAAGTTTTTACAAACCCACAAGTTGCTAGTGCCACCAGCAAAATGAGCTTCACATTTGAAGACCTAAGAGAAAAAAGAATATCGATGTACGTAGTCGTTCAAACCGAAGATATGGATATCCTAGCACCGCTTATTAGAATTTTTGTAGAAACGCTATTTAAAAAGCTTATGAGTGGAAAAGAATGCAGTGATTTAAATAAATTTATTTATGCATTTTTAGACGAATTCGTTAGATTTGGAAAAATGCCATTCTTGCTAGAAGCACCAGCACTATGTAGAAGCTATGGTTTATTGCCTGTATTTGTGACCCAAAGCTATGAGCAAATCAAAAAATATTATGGCGAAGATGATATGAATATCGTTAAAAACAACAGCGGTTATCAAGTAATTTTTGGCATGAACAGCGACAAAGACGCTGAAGACACAAGTAAGCTAATAGGCGATTACACCAACATAAAAATAAGTAAATCGCAAGGCAATATGGATCTTTTTAAAAGCAATATCTCAAAAAGCAAAGAAGCAAAGAAGCTGGTCACAGCACAAGACCTAAAAAATCAGGATAGTAGCGATATTTTGATACTTGTAAAAGGATTTTTTAAAATACCTATCAAGGCGAAAGTGCCGTATTGGTTCAAAATAGAGCAATTTAAAGGGGCAGATAAAGTAGAAGTAGTATCGACCCAAGAAATTATAGAAACAGCAGAAACAACTAAGACAATTACAAATCAAGAACAAACACAAGTAAAAGATGAAAGAAAAGAGCAAAGAGATGAATTATTAAAATCATTAAGAATAAAAATAGATAAAGAGTAG
- a CDS encoding plasmid mobilization relaxosome protein MobC has translation MKKVSSHFIYFTEADARILTKMMQARNESKSAIVRKLIHVEKYAQTLKQIEINNEILADFLKEFKHLGKNLNQIAYHLNAHIIKKEEAKSDLEKTMYEFFDAIERLSNKIGKLKIKIDVERTKQPNNKEIKGLQSE, from the coding sequence ATGAAAAAAGTATCTAGCCATTTTATTTATTTTACCGAAGCCGATGCAAGAATTTTAACAAAAATGATGCAGGCAAGGAATGAAAGCAAATCTGCGATCGTTAGAAAATTAATTCATGTTGAAAAATATGCACAAACCCTAAAACAAATTGAGATTAATAATGAAATTTTGGCTGATTTTTTGAAAGAATTTAAGCACCTCGGAAAAAATTTAAACCAAATAGCATATCACCTAAATGCTCATATCATAAAAAAAGAAGAAGCTAAAAGCGACTTAGAAAAGACTATGTATGAGTTTTTTGACGCAATAGAAAGACTAAGTAATAAGATCGGTAAGCTAAAAATAAAAATAGACGTAGAACGAACAAAGCAACCTAATAACAAAGAGATAAAAGGATTGCAAAGTGAATAG
- a CDS encoding ATPase, T2SS/T4P/T4SS family, which translates to MSESIILKNILSVLKPYLNLNANELIFNQPCEINIDYGDHWEVVKDEKLDAKFLNSFLVELATRRNQRFDESHCHLSCELPSPFLRYRVQAQHKSSLFNSEIAICIRIPSKEIYPLESFILSEKCINNGWSYEKIKNLIHEKKNVLLSGGTGSGKTSFLNSLMGEIDPSERVVTIEDSQELRVENINKTQLAVPKIATEIYSYQVAIDNAMRLRPDRLFLGEIDIRNTFSFLRVNNTGHAGNLSTLHANNPKDAIKAIKTNIILGGGLSNVDESMLDSLIMTAIDYIIQIARVKNKRVITDILNLKEIDIARMIA; encoded by the coding sequence ATGAGTGAAAGTATAATTTTAAAAAACATTCTTAGTGTTTTAAAGCCATATCTAAATCTAAACGCAAACGAGCTAATTTTTAATCAGCCTTGCGAAATTAATATAGATTATGGCGACCACTGGGAAGTGGTAAAAGACGAAAAACTAGATGCTAAATTTTTAAATAGTTTTTTAGTCGAGTTGGCAACTAGAAGAAATCAACGTTTTGATGAAAGCCATTGCCACTTATCTTGTGAATTGCCAAGTCCATTTTTGCGATATCGTGTTCAAGCACAGCACAAATCAAGCCTGTTTAATAGCGAAATAGCAATCTGTATAAGGATACCAAGCAAAGAAATTTATCCACTCGAAAGCTTTATCCTAAGTGAAAAATGCATAAATAACGGCTGGAGCTACGAAAAAATAAAAAACTTGATACACGAAAAAAAGAATGTGCTTTTAAGTGGTGGAACAGGAAGCGGAAAAACAAGTTTTTTAAACTCACTAATGGGGGAAATAGACCCAAGCGAGCGAGTAGTAACCATAGAAGATAGCCAAGAACTAAGAGTTGAAAACATAAATAAAACTCAACTTGCCGTCCCTAAAATAGCAACAGAAATTTATAGCTACCAAGTAGCGATCGACAATGCAATGCGTTTGCGACCTGATAGATTATTTCTAGGCGAAATAGATATACGAAACACTTTTTCATTTTTACGTGTAAATAATACAGGACACGCAGGCAACCTAAGCACACTACATGCGAACAACCCAAAAGATGCCATAAAAGCAATAAAAACAAATATTATATTAGGCGGTGGATTATCAAACGTAGATGAAAGTATGCTTGACAGCCTAATAATGACAGCAATTGACTATATCATTCAAATAGCAAGGGTAAAAAATAAAAGAGTAATTACAGACATCCTCAATTTAAAAGAGATAGATATTGCAAGGATGATCGCATGA
- a CDS encoding DNA type IV secretion system protein ComB10 → MKKGNRLFLSIVTISVISAPLFATNTATAEIFDDENISKKAKDEKIRNLQNQTNLNHLFENSKFPVDDYIYKAGKREPNEDQNLTEILNRLEKLGNKQQNALNEQRNQNLQDQTPEQDIQEQEQMAQRAREQQAKLQAKQEQLRQEMAIDNQRAYKKRMQELMRAQILANRNNEVKSVNQNSSKYGVDSFSNQKPVDISTNEHRLYRTIRAGRLIPAILTSAISSDLSGIVTAQIEQDIYAAMGRAVLIPRGSKAIGFYTNDTKIGHERLEIRWREIITPQGINIMLTDAIVADNMGMTGAVGAVNNKYWERYGIAYSISTITNALLLGIASKINSGNNANNTYVNEIYSNSRSDVSSVVQDIIQQQSQIKPTIEIKSGSRIFLVPTNHMWFAKPKNGEVLMQYFND, encoded by the coding sequence ATGAAAAAGGGGAATAGACTATTTTTAAGCATAGTTACAATTAGCGTTATATCTGCCCCCCTTTTTGCCACCAATACAGCTACGGCTGAAATATTTGATGACGAAAATATAAGCAAAAAAGCAAAAGATGAGAAGATCAGGAATTTGCAAAATCAAACAAATTTAAATCATCTATTCGAAAATTCAAAATTCCCAGTAGATGATTATATTTATAAAGCTGGCAAGAGAGAGCCAAATGAAGATCAGAATTTAACTGAGATTTTAAACAGACTCGAGAAGCTAGGCAACAAGCAACAAAATGCTTTAAATGAACAAAGAAATCAAAATTTACAAGATCAGACGCCTGAGCAAGATATACAAGAGCAGGAGCAAATGGCACAGCGTGCAAGAGAACAACAAGCCAAGCTTCAAGCCAAACAAGAACAATTGCGACAAGAAATGGCAATAGACAACCAAAGGGCGTATAAAAAACGAATGCAGGAGCTAATGCGAGCGCAAATTTTAGCAAATCGCAATAATGAAGTAAAAAGCGTAAATCAAAACAGCTCAAAATATGGCGTTGATAGCTTTTCAAATCAAAAGCCAGTTGATATAAGCACAAATGAACATAGGCTGTATCGCACAATTAGAGCTGGCAGACTAATCCCAGCAATATTAACCAGTGCAATAAGTTCAGACTTAAGCGGAATAGTTACGGCTCAAATAGAGCAAGATATATATGCCGCAATGGGGCGAGCCGTATTGATACCACGTGGAAGTAAAGCAATAGGATTTTACACCAACGACACCAAGATCGGACACGAGCGATTAGAAATTAGATGGCGAGAGATTATCACGCCACAAGGCATAAACATAATGCTAACAGATGCAATAGTAGCTGATAATATGGGTATGACAGGAGCAGTTGGAGCAGTCAATAACAAATATTGGGAAAGATACGGCATAGCATATTCAATCTCAACAATTACAAATGCTTTGCTTTTAGGCATAGCATCGAAAATTAATAGCGGAAACAATGCAAACAACACCTATGTAAATGAAATTTACTCTAATTCAAGAAGTGATGTAAGTAGTGTGGTTCAAGACATAATTCAACAACAAAGTCAAATTAAACCAACAATTGAAATTAAAAGCGGAAGCCGTATATTTTTAGTACCAACAAATCACATGTGGTTTGCTAAACCTAAAAATGGCGAAGTTTTAATGCAATATTTCAACGATTAA
- a CDS encoding TrbG/VirB9 family P-type conjugative transfer protein, with the protein MKNLIRLSLIALFVLNLNAEQDQGGLSEEQMNEVRAIMRQTQELVNEQQKNGSMGEDIFNDKNKDINSQVQSNFKVKPFGMGQNNHPQLAKFNNSQPQMAQIPEQDGMGVEQSQDISKEELELMQNAIRNQDLKALQNKFHTKNYSGYENTQTIKYVPNKTHKIRTRQAMATTLIFDNDIDNFVLGDQTGFKVEQIPSKANAIAIIPQLIGIDTSLTIFTSDGKIHTFYLYSTDYKNTNDPSFVIRIQDDEVQKVKQAKAKDESDKYKIIKDGIAELKVLKSDIYTGYTQKAKKENEWLLSAEIFSDKKFTYFKYAKDEMPQIPTIFAVIDKQDSPVETRVIGDYIIAETINPKFTIKSGDSYVCVERKETQEERDRKEIRKNLNTDKEAIRQHQKENKKTINETKGI; encoded by the coding sequence ATGAAAAATTTAATTAGATTATCTTTAATAGCATTATTTGTTTTAAATTTAAATGCAGAACAAGATCAAGGCGGATTAAGTGAAGAACAAATGAATGAAGTCCGCGCAATTATGCGACAGACACAAGAACTAGTTAATGAACAGCAAAAAAATGGCTCAATGGGCGAAGATATTTTTAATGACAAAAACAAGGATATTAATAGCCAAGTTCAATCAAATTTCAAGGTAAAACCATTTGGCATGGGGCAGAACAATCATCCGCAACTAGCAAAATTTAATAATTCTCAACCACAAATGGCTCAAATACCAGAGCAAGATGGAATGGGTGTGGAGCAATCACAAGATATAAGCAAAGAAGAGCTTGAGCTTATGCAAAATGCTATAAGAAATCAGGACTTAAAAGCACTACAAAATAAATTCCACACTAAAAATTATAGCGGATATGAAAATACACAAACAATAAAATACGTACCAAATAAGACGCATAAAATACGTACTCGCCAAGCAATGGCAACAACGCTTATATTTGATAATGATATAGATAATTTTGTATTGGGTGACCAAACAGGATTTAAAGTAGAGCAAATACCAAGCAAAGCAAATGCGATAGCGATAATCCCACAGCTTATAGGAATTGATACAAGTCTAACTATTTTTACAAGCGATGGAAAAATCCACACATTTTATTTGTATTCGACAGATTATAAAAATACGAATGACCCAAGCTTTGTAATTCGCATACAAGACGATGAAGTGCAAAAGGTAAAGCAAGCCAAAGCAAAAGATGAAAGCGATAAATATAAAATCATAAAAGATGGCATAGCAGAGCTAAAAGTGCTAAAGAGCGATATATATACTGGCTATACGCAAAAGGCGAAAAAAGAAAATGAATGGCTTTTGTCAGCAGAAATTTTTAGCGACAAGAAATTTACATATTTTAAATATGCCAAAGATGAAATGCCACAAATTCCTACAATTTTTGCGGTTATCGACAAGCAGGACAGCCCAGTAGAAACAAGAGTAATAGGAGATTACATTATAGCCGAAACCATAAATCCAAAATTTACTATTAAAAGTGGCGATAGCTATGTGTGCGTAGAAAGAAAAGAAACTCAAGAAGAAAGAGATAGAAAAGAAATAAGAAAAAACCTAAATACTGATAAAGAAGCAATAAGACAGCACCAAAAAGAAAACAAAAAAACAATAAATGAAACTAAAGGAATTTAA
- a CDS encoding type IV secretion system protein, with the protein MAYEDKKVDPNFIFKAERNIKAYMFYVIIALTIVSISLSVAIALLTPLKETKPVLLKFSDGDSRFVTIDDTSLNVRNNEELLKSILAGYVKNRELINRIDDAERYNEIRTQSSRQVWEAFENLVSDPNSIYTTKNYYRDIKILNVAILSQNVATIDFQAEITNPTRTEVSYKKYRSAIEYDFRNQTSNYADTMKNPTGFIVNKYQVTQIIDEKDKK; encoded by the coding sequence ATGGCATACGAAGACAAAAAAGTAGACCCAAATTTTATTTTTAAGGCGGAGCGAAACATAAAAGCGTATATGTTTTATGTGATCATTGCTTTAACAATAGTTAGCATAAGTTTATCTGTTGCAATAGCACTACTAACACCTCTTAAAGAGACAAAGCCTGTATTGTTAAAATTTTCAGATGGTGACTCAAGGTTTGTGACAATAGACGATACCAGTTTAAATGTTAGAAACAATGAAGAACTTTTAAAAAGCATACTTGCAGGATATGTGAAAAATAGAGAGCTAATTAATCGCATAGATGATGCCGAGCGTTATAACGAAATACGTACGCAAAGTAGTAGACAGGTATGGGAAGCGTTCGAAAATTTGGTTAGTGATCCTAATTCAATTTACACTACCAAAAACTACTATAGAGATATAAAAATTCTAAACGTAGCGATTTTAAGCCAAAATGTAGCTACGATAGATTTTCAAGCAGAAATTACAAATCCAACTCGCACTGAAGTTAGCTATAAAAAATATAGAAGTGCAATAGAGTATGACTTCCGTAACCAAACTAGTAATTATGCGGACACAATGAAAAACCCAACAGGCTTTATAGTGAACAAATATCAAGTAACGCAGATAATAGATGAAAAGGATAAGAAATGA
- a CDS encoding AAA family ATPase, with the protein MARGLIDVFKDWKQNKQELGIETKKEKDSDIRSKISQINKKADRIIMMGEPEIYTMAKENNIACKYGENAIVTKDGNITIAVELKGTSYAGISLDNEMDYLLNRIMFFTTLRDNVETNLIIKKTKIKAKDYIEKNINQYANEIIEKWEQNQDIYSIKYFMLISTTTKNITGFLESFKTKVTSEQDEKNKESSNYKQKMELLNNTLLNIKNHLATYQPRQMSSDEIINFYATYSNAQETNLRYTNELITDSYISSYVEFKKDYIEFYRNDGTTKYARFISVKAYETEQIKSIITSNLIKSDHEFMTMIYFKAYEKRKAIKKIKDTRAFSVELVQQELDHLMELIQADRENLVETSFSIYCLADNLSELDNRTNELKNILENQGLNVVRETINQKALYFSLFPSRGNLNARKKTLNISNLATIANFENEVTGFNQNDWGDEAVTTFKHLNGTPFLFNFHCQPDGDRPAGHTMIIGGTGTGKTTTIQFLMTNLFKYPVSIFAMDKLRGMYCFTNYMDGEYHDSESDGFKLNPFSLADTAENREFLASWLSSMAELKPEEHDATKDIRETINRLFDNKQADQILSLSDFIDSLPADNEARLKTRFGNYKGSIFDNKEDALNFTKQLSVLNMDGILPNKKVSALTAMYVFHRLKNQAKNSENIRGFFCFIDELKDYLRDEVMSEKILEGILEWRKIGGVGCFGFQNISLFNGNERGSSFLDNIANFLIFPTNNEDTLNQLSEIIGLTPTEAKFLKDTQSNARQVLLNMKLRNESAKLNVNLSSLGNYLRVFSSSSDSVNLIKKLKTESPIHWRKYYIEHKEQRS; encoded by the coding sequence ATGGCTCGTGGACTTATAGATGTTTTTAAAGATTGGAAACAAAACAAACAAGAACTTGGAATTGAAACAAAAAAAGAAAAAGATAGTGATATCCGCTCAAAAATAAGTCAAATAAATAAAAAAGCTGACAGAATAATAATGATGGGCGAACCTGAAATATACACAATGGCAAAAGAAAACAATATCGCATGCAAATACGGCGAGAATGCTATTGTTACAAAAGATGGCAACATAACAATTGCAGTGGAGCTAAAAGGGACAAGCTACGCAGGAATTAGTCTTGACAATGAAATGGATTATCTATTAAATCGAATTATGTTTTTTACGACGCTAAGAGATAATGTAGAGACCAATTTAATCATCAAAAAAACTAAAATCAAGGCTAAAGACTACATCGAAAAAAATATAAATCAATATGCGAATGAAATAATTGAAAAATGGGAACAAAATCAAGATATTTATTCAATCAAATATTTTATGCTTATATCGACTACGACGAAAAATATAACTGGATTTCTTGAAAGTTTTAAGACAAAAGTAACTAGCGAACAAGACGAAAAAAATAAAGAAAGCTCAAACTATAAACAAAAAATGGAGTTGTTAAATAACACGCTCTTAAATATAAAAAATCATTTGGCAACGTATCAACCACGCCAGATGAGTAGTGATGAGATAATTAATTTTTATGCCACATACTCAAACGCACAGGAAACAAATTTAAGATACACAAACGAATTAATAACAGATAGCTACATTAGCTCTTATGTCGAATTTAAAAAAGATTATATTGAATTTTATCGAAATGATGGCACAACAAAATATGCAAGATTTATAAGCGTCAAGGCATACGAAACAGAGCAAATTAAGTCAATCATTACGTCAAATTTAATTAAAAGCGATCATGAGTTTATGACAATGATTTATTTCAAAGCTTATGAAAAACGCAAAGCAATCAAAAAAATAAAAGATACTAGAGCCTTCTCGGTTGAACTAGTCCAACAAGAACTGGATCATTTGATGGAGCTTATCCAAGCAGATAGAGAAAACCTAGTTGAAACAAGCTTTTCTATATATTGCCTAGCCGACAACCTATCGGAATTGGATAATCGCACAAATGAATTAAAAAATATCCTTGAAAATCAAGGTCTCAACGTTGTTAGAGAGACTATTAACCAAAAGGCACTATATTTTAGCCTCTTCCCAAGTCGTGGAAATTTGAATGCAAGAAAGAAAACCTTAAATATAAGCAACCTAGCTACGATTGCAAATTTTGAAAACGAAGTAACTGGCTTTAACCAAAATGATTGGGGCGACGAAGCAGTTACGACTTTTAAACACTTAAACGGCACACCATTTTTGTTCAACTTCCACTGCCAGCCTGATGGAGATAGACCAGCTGGTCATACAATGATCATAGGCGGAACAGGAACTGGTAAAACAACAACAATTCAATTTTTAATGACAAACCTCTTTAAATATCCTGTAAGTATTTTTGCAATGGACAAATTAAGGGGTATGTATTGCTTCACAAATTATATGGACGGCGAATATCATGATAGCGAAAGCGATGGGTTTAAGCTAAATCCATTCAGCCTAGCCGACACAGCAGAAAATAGAGAATTCTTGGCTTCATGGCTAAGCTCAATGGCTGAGCTAAAGCCTGAAGAGCATGATGCAACAAAAGATATTAGAGAAACAATAAATAGGCTTTTTGATAATAAGCAAGCGGATCAAATATTGTCGTTAAGTGATTTTATAGACTCACTGCCAGCTGATAATGAAGCAAGATTAAAAACTAGATTTGGAAATTATAAGGGCTCAATTTTTGATAACAAAGAAGATGCCCTAAATTTCACAAAACAGCTATCAGTACTAAACATGGATGGAATATTGCCAAACAAAAAGGTATCAGCCCTCACCGCAATGTATGTATTTCACAGACTGAAAAATCAGGCAAAAAATAGCGAAAATATACGTGGCTTTTTTTGTTTCATAGACGAGTTGAAGGACTATTTAAGAGATGAAGTAATGTCAGAGAAAATCCTTGAAGGTATTTTGGAGTGGAGAAAGATAGGCGGTGTTGGATGCTTTGGCTTTCAAAACATAAGCCTATTTAACGGAAATGAGCGTGGCTCATCATTTCTTGACAATATCGCAAATTTTCTTATCTTCCCAACAAACAATGAAGATACGCTAAATCAGCTAAGCGAGATAATAGGACTAACGCCTACGGAAGCTAAATTCTTAAAAGACACTCAATCAAATGCTAGGCAGGTGCTTTTAAACATGAAGCTACGAAACGAGAGCGCAAAACTAAATGTCAATTTGTCAAGCCTAGGAAATTATTTAAGAGTATTCTCGTCAAGCTCAGATAGCGTAAATTTGATAAAAAAATTAAAGACTGAAAGCCCAATACATTGGCGTAAATACTATATAGAACACAAAGAACAAAGGAGCTAA
- a CDS encoding relaxase/mobilization nuclease domain-containing protein, with translation MARTEAQWDEFLKTIRAGRTKNSINEHKNISFSSSHISSIKNSFLKNTKQSVVKMISNLPRESIKRCIDYTLNNSIDGSAINEKGERVSSDEIMKNWSKDFGTNKNSKDAWHLIFSINEPCNDEKTLNALVDSVSEILSRNFMGHKYALVLHTHQNNPHVHVVLNKRNDMTRRKIHFDTRDEIKDFFDEVRTDFAYSLGARGLKYENKNAMHKDLKKEFSKIKSSVNLEQDSYTAKDKTLEFYEQMQEKNKREYNATSSRIKAMNDEIDLLKKANDELTRQFLLYVQKKGKKRFKLGKELKENNKILLQKRKDLIKEIKKLDSLSHKATQINDMHLAHYKDQSDTLKLLENFSYNFNKIYPHGKGSSKADWLFSKKVKRSIAVLRGRDDNAKKYFDDSLVATRLLGRNESLFKLNKKLEILDQSLYILHHSELGDTEKNEFKKRLDDNKDFIADICKKRFLYIENKLLKSEKISKDDFLLKEYFKGVSMLDTTANERLVRIKNERRLYKDVLAEREAMGLNSYSSYDKTQNEKNNDRSR, from the coding sequence TTGGCTAGGACAGAAGCGCAATGGGATGAATTTTTAAAAACTATCAGAGCTGGGCGAACAAAAAATTCAATAAATGAGCACAAAAATATATCTTTTAGCTCGAGCCATATTTCATCGATTAAAAATTCTTTCTTAAAAAATACAAAACAATCTGTTGTGAAGATGATTTCAAATTTACCACGTGAAAGTATTAAAAGATGTATTGACTACACTCTTAATAACTCAATTGATGGCTCTGCCATCAATGAAAAAGGGGAGAGAGTAAGCAGTGACGAAATTATGAAAAATTGGAGTAAGGATTTTGGCACAAATAAAAATTCAAAAGACGCTTGGCATCTGATTTTCTCAATCAATGAGCCATGCAATGACGAAAAAACACTAAACGCTCTAGTTGATAGTGTTAGTGAAATTTTAAGTAGAAATTTTATGGGGCATAAGTATGCTTTGGTGCTTCACACGCATCAAAACAACCCACACGTGCATGTGGTTCTTAACAAGCGTAATGATATGACTAGGCGTAAAATTCATTTTGATACTCGTGACGAGATTAAAGATTTCTTCGACGAAGTTCGCACTGATTTTGCCTATTCGCTTGGCGCAAGAGGGTTAAAATACGAAAATAAAAACGCTATGCATAAGGATTTAAAAAAAGAATTTTCTAAAATAAAATCTAGTGTCAACCTTGAGCAGGATAGCTATACGGCAAAGGATAAAACACTAGAATTTTACGAGCAAATGCAAGAAAAAAATAAGAGAGAATACAATGCAACTTCCAGCCGTATTAAGGCTATGAATGATGAGATTGATTTGCTAAAAAAAGCTAATGATGAGCTGACTAGGCAATTTTTACTATACGTTCAGAAAAAGGGCAAAAAACGTTTTAAGCTGGGTAAGGAGCTAAAAGAGAATAATAAAATATTACTTCAAAAACGCAAGGATTTAATAAAAGAGATTAAAAAGCTTGATAGTCTTTCACATAAGGCTACTCAGATTAATGATATGCATTTGGCTCACTACAAGGATCAATCTGATACCCTTAAATTACTTGAAAATTTTAGTTATAACTTTAACAAAATTTATCCGCACGGTAAAGGCTCTAGTAAAGCCGACTGGTTATTTTCTAAAAAGGTAAAACGATCTATTGCTGTGCTTCGTGGGCGTGATGATAATGCTAAAAAATACTTTGATGATAGCTTAGTTGCTACACGTCTTTTGGGTCGCAATGAAAGTCTTTTTAAACTTAATAAAAAACTTGAAATTTTAGATCAAAGCCTTTATATTTTACATCACTCTGAGCTTGGCGATACTGAGAAAAATGAATTTAAAAAGCGACTAGATGATAATAAGGATTTTATAGCCGATATATGTAAAAAACGCTTTTTATATATTGAAAATAAGCTATTAAAATCTGAAAAGATTAGTAAGGACGATTTTCTTTTAAAAGAGTATTTTAAAGGCGTATCTATGCTTGATACTACGGCTAATGAACGACTTGTTAGGATTAAAAACGAGCGTAGGCTTTATAAGGATGTTTTGGCTGAGCGTGAGGCTATGGGCTTAAATTCTTACTCTTCGTATGATAAAACTCAAAATGAAAAAAATAACGATCGTAGTAGATAA
- a CDS encoding type II toxin-antitoxin system RelE family toxin has product MAYKIRFSDYAKEKFNELDGSIKKPIQKFLDRLEESDDPRSSGKGLTENLSGLWRYRVKNYRLICFIQDEELIVLFLDISKRDEVYTDRNVKSILKNVPTK; this is encoded by the coding sequence ATGGCTTATAAGATACGATTTAGCGATTATGCCAAAGAGAAGTTTAATGAACTTGACGGCTCAATAAAAAAACCAATTCAAAAGTTTCTTGATCGGCTCGAGGAAAGTGATGATCCTCGCAGTAGTGGAAAAGGATTAACTGAGAATTTGAGTGGATTATGGAGATATAGAGTAAAAAACTATCGTTTAATATGTTTTATACAAGACGAAGAGCTTATAGTACTTTTTCTCGACATAAGTAAAAGAGATGAAGTTTATACAGATAGGAATGTCAAAAGTATTTTAAAGAATGTGCCAACGAAATAA